Proteins encoded within one genomic window of Anastrepha ludens isolate Willacy chromosome 4, idAnaLude1.1, whole genome shotgun sequence:
- the LOC128862156 gene encoding alanine--tRNA ligase, mitochondrial — MYSSAKKLQRVLSSGEIRKTFIDYFTINHDHKFVRSSPVVPFCDPTVAFVNAGMNQFKSVFLGKSQAPYPRVTNSQKCVRVGGKHNDLSVVGQDGYHHTFFEMLGNWSFGDYFKREACEMAFQLLRGPFNIDPGRLYVTYFAGDKVLGLPPDLECFEIWRSLGFPAERVLPFGCKENFWEMGTTGPCGPCTEIHIDHCPTVSKSHERAKFVNADKPDLTELWNLVFIQYNRNEDGSVTQLPAQHVDTGMGFERLTAILQQKTSNYDTDLFTPIFKTIQKITNAPHYAGTFPTATEIAALDTGYRILADHARMITTCLADGMLPDQNQKLRRVLRKAFTISENIFANEKLLSQLIPIVVETIGTAYPEMYNKQNSILELIAHEQEVFKALRESSSKAFVEALTEFPNLEDIDLMECPGFVPAYREFHAQKETFKNNVLPGKFLYKLTDTYGLTEDNFKKLAELENMECDLHGYLAEITNAKLKSKASLNGQNASREDKLANQRRDIEAITQFTKKLNPTDNSWKYCYKYDVDDKKYNIPPLLAQVTGMVYRGAEMGTVILNNLVPEGELLYIVTDVSNFYYESGGQQGDFGAIQLTSETNDAINHQLPVVEVKYINDCIVHVCKLPKVEKEIILKTGAHVHLLVDVNHRKMTACHHTATHLLNGAIRTLFKKTTYQVSSAVTSDNCKLEVGIIGKRITKEDIIRLEDLIGQTINSKVPVDVTTINASDVLQQDDITMVPGEIYPEAGLRLISIKCEHPQLDSKELCCGTHVTNTHELEYFTITNLRQTNRARFAFTAVAGTAAENALKTAALLQHRVDMLDEQFNTDKLTNATEIELQKIRHNLLHTEVVLPYAFKIDTLERVNDILKKLKETTRTTLKEFVEVEMKTLLQEKTTETHPFIVHYIRSSVLVEEVPLQRATKLCPDRPILVASMCEGIVKARCCVPKKFISDQFDAEQWLSEFALVFKSQVAAPKGQNSEEVCNMKGKKVSTQFEEQLEEALARANDFAFKRILL, encoded by the exons ATGTATTCTTCAGCTAAGAAGTTACAACGCGTGCTCTCCTCAGGAGAAATTCGCAAAACGTTCATTGACTACTTTACAATAAATCACGACCACAAATTTGTACGTTCCAGTCCGGTAGTGCCATTCTGTGATCCCACTGTGGCCTTTGTTAATGCGGGCATGAATCAA TTTAAGTCAGTTTTCTTGGGCAAGAGTCAAGCGCCCTATCCCCGTGTAACCAATTCACAGAAATGTGTTCGAGTTGGTGGCAAACATAATGATCTCTCTGTGGTCGGACAAGATGGCTACCATCACACATTTTTCGAAATGTTGGGTAACTGGTCGTTTGGAGACTATTTTAAG CGAGAAGCTTGCGAAATGGCTTTCCAACTTTTACGTGGCCCATTTAATATTGATCCTGGTAGGTTGTATGTAACTTATTTTGCAGGCGATAAGGTACTTGGTTTGCCTCCCGATTTGGAATGCTTCGAGATTTGGCGCAGTTTGGG ATTTCCCGCTGAACGTGTCTTGCCATTTGGTTGCAAGGAAAACTTCTGGGAGATGGGAACAACTGGCCCATGTGGTCCATGCACGGAAATACACATCGACCATTGTCCGACTGTAAGCAAGAGTCACGAACGTGCGAAATTCGTTAATGCAGATAAGCCAGATTTAACAGAATTGTGgaatttagtttttatacaaTACAATCG gaACGAAGATGGATCTGTTACACAATTGCCTGCACAACATGTAGACACTGGTATGGGGTTTGAGCGATTAACTGCTATTTTACAACAGAAAACATCCAACTACGATACCGACCTTTTCACGCCGATTTTCAAAACCATTCAGAAA ATTACAAACGCTCCCCACTACGCCGGCACTTTTCCAACTGCTACTGAAATCGCTGCCTTGGACACAGGGTACAGAATTTTGGCAGATCATGCTCGTATGATTACGACATGCTTGGCAGATGGCATGTTACCGGATCAAAA tcAAAAGCTTCGAAGAGTACTGCGCAAAGCATTTACAATAAGCGAAAACATATTTGCAAATGAGAAATTATTGTCGCAACTTATACCAATAGTTGTAGAGACGATAGGCACGGCATATCCAGAAATGTATAACAAGCAGAATTCTATACTCGAGTTAATAGCACACGAACAAGAAGTTTTTAAGGCGCTGCGAGAAAGCTCTTCGAAAGCATTTGTTGAGGCTTTAACTGAGTTCCCTAACTTGGAGGATATTGATTTGATGGAGTGTCCCGGTTTTGTGCCCGCCTACCGGGAATTTCACGCGCAAAAAGAAacctttaaaaataatgtgttgCCTGGTAAATTTCTATACAAGCTTACTGACACTTATGGTTTGACTGAAGATAACTTTAAAAAGCTGGCGGAGTTAGAAAACATGGAATGCGATTTGCATGGTTATCTCGCTGAAATAACAAATGCTAAATTGAAATCGAAAGCCTCATTAAACGGCCAAAATGCCAGTAGAGAAGATAAACTCGCCAATCAACGACGTGACATCGAAGCAATAACGCAGttcaccaaaaaattaaatcccaCCGATAATAGTTGGAAATACTGTTACAAATATGATGTAGATGATAAAAAGTACAATATTCCCCCTCTTTTGGCTCAGGTTACTGGCATGGTTTACCGGGGTGCGGAAATGGGTACAGTGATATTGAATAATTTAGTGCCCGAAGGGGAATTGTTATACATTGTAACAGACGTCAGCAACTTTTATTATGAATCGGGCGGTCAGCAAGGGGATTTCGGTGCAATCCAATTGACGAGTGAAACGAATGATGCTATCAACCACCAACTGCCGGTCGTGgaagtaaaatatataaatgattgCATTGTACATGTATGCAAATTGCCGAAAGTGGAAAAGGAGATCATATTGAAGACGGGTGCTCACGTGCATCTTTTGGTGGATGTTAATCACCGTAAAATGACAGCATGCCATCATACAG CAACACACTTATTAAATGGGGCCATCCGGACGCTCTTCAAAAAGACAACATATCAGGTCTCTAGTGCCGTCACAAGTGACAATTGCAAGCTTGAAGTGGGCATAATTGGTAAACGCATAACAAAGGAAGATATTATTCGCCTAGAGGATTTAATTGg ACAGACTATTAACTCGAAAGTGCCAGTGGATGTGACGACTATAAATGCCAGTGATGTATTGCAACAAGACGACATCACTATGGTGCCTGGTGAAATATATCCAGAGGCTGGCTTGCGTTTGATTAGCATAAAATGCGAACATCCTCAATTAGATTCAAAGGAATTGTGCTGTGGAACCCATGTCACAAACACCCACGAATTGGAATATTTCACTATTACAAATCTTAGACAAACCAACCGCGCACGATTTGCTTTTACAGCAGTGGCTGGAACTGCGGCGGAAAAC GCTTTAAAAACGGCAGCGCTCTTGCAACATCGTGTAGATATGTTGGATGAGCAGTTTAATACTGATAAGCTCACAAATGCTACAGAAATCGAATTACAAAAGATACGCCATAATCTTTTACACACGGAAGTGGTTTTGCCATATGCGTTTAAAATCGATACCCTGGAGCGTGTCAATGATATATTGAAAAAGCTTAAGGAAACCACGCGCACAACTTTAAA GGAATTTGTTGAGGTGGAAATGAAAACATTACTTCAAGAAAAAACCACGGAGACACACCCATTCATTGTGCACTACATCAGAAGTTCAGTATTGGTCGAAGAGGTGCCATTGCAAAGAGCAACAAAACTATGCCCCGATCGTCCGATTCTCGTGGCCAGTATGTGTGAGGGCATTGTTAAAGCACGTTGTTGTGTTCCCAAG AAATTTATCAGCGACCAATTTGATGCGGAACAATGGTTAAGCGAATTCGCCTTGGTTTTTAAGTCGCAAGTCGCTGCACCAAAGGGCCAGAATTCAGAAGAAGTGTGCAATATGAAGGGTAAAAAAGTGTCTACGCAGTTCGAAGAACAATTGGAAGAGGCACTTGCCAGAGCAAACGACTTTGCGTTTAAAcgtattttgttgtga